In Ignavibacteria bacterium, the genomic window CTTTCTTTAAAAGTTTTGGATCAATAAATGGTCCTTTTTTAACCGATCTTGGCATCTATTCCTCGATTACTTTCTTCTCTTAACTATATATTTGCTTGATGTTTTCTTTTTCTTTCTTGTTTTCAGACCTTTGGCTTTTTGTCCCCAAGGGGAAGTGGGATGCTGCCATCCGCCGCCGCTCTTACTTTTACCTTCACCGCCACCATTTGGGTGATCGATGGGATTCATCGCAACTCCTCGAACAAAGGATCTCCATCCCAACCATCTCTTTTTTCCGGCTTTACCTAAAGTAATATTTTCATGATCAGAATTTCCGAGCACACCATAAGTTGCATAACAGTTTGTTGGGACTAATCTTACTTCTCCCGAAGGTAGTTTGATTTGAGCAAATTTACCTTCACGTGCAACTAACTGCGCGGATGTTCCTGCACTTCGGGCAATCTGTCCGCCTTTTCCAGGTCGGACTTCAATATTATGAACAAAGCTTCCAAGGGGCACACTTGAGAGCGGCATTGCGTTACCCGCCTTGATTTCCACATCGGCACCAGCCACAATTGTTTCGCCGATCTTCAATTCATTTGGCGCTAGAATGTAACGTTTTTCACCGTCTGCATAATGTATCAATGCAATTCTTACAGAACGGTTTGGATCATATTCAACTGAATGAACTTTACCAGGGATCTCTCTTTTATCACGCTTAAAATCGATAATACGATACATCCGTTTATGACCGCCGCCGCGGTGACGTGAAGTTAGCTTACCTTCATTATTTCTTCCGCCAGATTTTTTAATCGGTTTGAGTAAAGATTTTTCCGGTTTTGCTTTTGTGACCTCGGAAAAATCTGGCACGATTGCGAATCGTGTTCCCGGTGTTACTGGCTTTAATTTTTTTAATCCCATTATCTATCTTTTCAAATATTATACGTTTTCAAAGAAATCTATTTTCTGACCTTCTTTTAAAGTCACATATGCTTTCTTAAATTTCGACGTGCGTCCAGTAAATCTTCCGCTTTTAGTAAATTGAGTTTTTGTTTTACCTTGATGACGGACAGTTCGCACTTTAGTAACTTCTACATTAAACTTTTTTTCAATAGCATTTGCGATCTCAATTTTATTGGCATTGAGTGCAACTTGGAATCCATACTGATTTTTTTGTTCCTGGGTTTCAGTAACTTTTTCAGTGATCAAAGGTTTGATCAAAATTTGATGTATCATCTTCTTCATTAGCTTAACGTCGTATTAATTAATTCAACTGCACTTTGCTGAAGCAATAATGTTTTCGAATTTAATATGTCATAAGTAGAAACATTTTTTGCTTCGATCACTTTAAATTTTGGAATGTTATTTCCAGACTTATGAATTGCTGTATCATTTTTTCCTGTAAGCAGCAGAGTCTTTTTAGAATTGAGCTGAAGAGATTTTAATATTTGAGCCATTTCTTTTGTTTTTGGCTGCTCAAAAGTGAAATCTTCCACAACAAATATTTCATTTCCCTTTGCTTTATAGGAAAGGGCTGACTTGAAAGCTAATTTCTTAACTTTCTTAGGTAACTTGAAACCATAATCACGTGGTCTCGGACCGAAAATAGTACCACCGCCAATCCATACAGGAGAACGTGAAGATCCAGCGCGAGCAGTACCGCGTCCTTTTTGACGCCAAGGTTTTTTTCCGCCGCCTCTTACTTCATTTCGTTCTTTTGTTTTATGAGTTCCCTGCCTTTGATTGGCATTAAAAAGTTTCACTGCAAGATATATCGAGTGATCATTCGGAACTATCTCAAAAACTTCCGGATTAAGCTCAACTTGCTTGCCGGTCTTCGTTCCATCTATTTTGTATACGTCAATTTTCATAATTATTTTTTAATCAATTTCACATAACCATTAATGTGACCAGGGATTGCACCTTTCAAGTAAATTAGGTTTGCATCCTTTTCCACTTTGATAATTTTCACGTTGCGAATGGTTAGATTATCTCCACCCATTCTTCCAGCCATTTTTTGACCCTTAAAGACACGGCTTGGATAAGAGCTCGCTCCAATCGAACCAGGAGCTCTTAATCTATCACTTTGACCGTGAGTTTGAGCACCACCGCCAAAACCATGACGTCTAACCACACCTTGAAATCCCTTACCTTTTGTTACACCTTGCACATCAATTTTATCACCTTCTTTAAACACATCAACACCTAATTCAGAACCTTCGCTTAAATCTTTTACATCATAGTTACGAAACTCGGCAAGGAATTTCTTTGGTGCAATTTTAACCTTATCAAAATGTCCTTTGAGCGGTTTATTAACGCTCTTTAATCTTTTATCATCAAAGCCAATCTGTACCGCATCGTATCCATCTTTATCTTTTGTTTTAACTTGAGTTACAAAACAAGGACCTGCTTCAATAATGGAAACAGGAATAATATTTCCACTCTCATCAAAAATTCTTGTCATCCCTGTTTTTTTACCTAAAAGGCCAATCATTATTATCTCCAACTATACTTTAATCTCGATATCGACACCAGCGGGGATATCTAATTTCATTAGTGAATCAACTGTTTTATTATTCGAATTCAGAATGTCAATGAGTCGTTTGTGTGAACGGATTTCAAATTGTTCACGGGATTTTTTATCGACATGAGGAGATCTAAGCACAGTATAGACGGTTCTTTTTGTTGGCAAAGGTATAGGCCCTGACACAATTGCGCCAGTGCTGCGAACTGTCTTAATAATTTTTTCAGCAGACTTATCAATCAAATTATGATCATAAGATTTCAGTTTTATTCGGATCTTTTGGCTTGTCACGTCTTAGAATCTCCTATTGGATAAAATTTCAACTCACTAATTTTATTCATGAATTTTTGTAACTACTCCAGCACCAACTGTTCTTCCGCCTTCACGAATAGCGAATCGTAATCCGTCTTCCATTGCGATTTCGGAGATCAGTTCAATTCTCATTTTTACGTTATCACCAGGCATAACCATTTCAATTCCTTCAGGTAAATATGCAATACCTGTTACATCAGTTGTTCTGAAATAGAATTGCGGCCTGTAACCAGTGAAGAATGGAGTATGGCGTCCACCTTCTTCTTTTGATAAAATATAAACCTCGCAATCGAATTTAGTATGCGGAGTGATACTTCCTGGTTTTGCGATAACCATTCCTCTTTCTAAATCATCCTTACCGACACCACGCAACAATAATCCAGCATTGTCACCAGCGATGGCGTAATCTAATTCTTTTCTGAACATCTCTATACCAGTGATAACGGTTTTCTTGTGAGCTCCTAAACCTACTACTTCAACTTCATCACTGACTTTGATTTGTCCTCTTTCAACCCTACCAGTACCTACTGTTCCTCTACCTGTGATACTAAATACGTCTTCAACGGGCATCAAGAATGGTTTATCTGCATCACGCTGTGGAACTGGAACATAATTATCAACTGCATCTAAAAGATCATAGATACATTTGAAATCTGGATCGTCAATCGGAATGGCTGGATTAATAGCTTTTTCCATTGCTTTCAATGCACTTCCTCTGATGATAGGAATCTCATCACCTGGAAATTCATATTTTGTAAGCAGATCTCTGAGTTCCATTTCAACTAAGTCGAGTAATTCAGGATCATCAACTGCATCGACTTTATTCATAAACACGACAATTCGAGGTACACCAACTTGACGTGCAAGAAGAATATGCTCTCTTGTTTGGGGCATTGGACCATCAGTCGCGGCCACGACGAGGATTGCTCCATCCATTTGTGCTGCACCCGTGATCATGTTCTTTACGTAGTCAGCGTGACCCGGACAGTCAACATGAGCATAATGTCTGTTTGCAGTAGAGTATTCGACGTGAGCAGTTGCAATCGTGATTCCACGAGCTTTTTCTTCCGGTGCATTGTCGATACTATCAAATGTTCTAACCGCAGACAATCCTTTCTTCGAAAGAACCATAGTCATAGCGGCGGTTAAAGTAGTTTTACCATGGTCAACGTGGCCAATCGTTCCCACGTTAACGTGAGGTTTACTTCGATCAAATTTTTCCTTTGCCATTTTATTCTCCTTTTATTTATAAGCTTTAAAACTTAAACTAAAACTCCTTTGCCAACTGCCTTTTCAACTATTTGGTCGGAAATACTTTTCGGTGTTTCCTGATAGTGAGAAAACTGCATTGTGTAGATCGCTCTTCCTTGAGTCATTGAGCGAAGAATTGTTGCATATCCAAACATCTCAGAGAGCGGAACTATTGCATTAATTATTTGTGCATCTTTTCGCGCACTAAATCCTTCGATCTTTCCTCTTCGTGAATTCAAATCACCCATCACATCACCCAAATATTCTTCGGGTGATATAACTTCTACACTCATATATGGTTCGAGTAATACGGGCGAGGCTTTCTTCGCACCTTCCTTGAAACCCATCGAACCAGCCACCCTAAATGAAATTTCATCTGAATCGACTTCATGATACGAGCCATCGAAAAGAGTTACTTTGACATCAACAACTGGAAAGCCAGCAATTACACCATTTCTCATCGCATCCTGAACACCAGCAGAAACTGCAGGGATGTATTCCTTAGGTACGGTTCCACCAACAATTTTATTGATGAACTCAAATCCTTTTCCTTTTTCATTTGGTTCGATCTCAAGCCATACATGTCCAAATTTACCGCGTCCACCACTCTGTCGAACAAATTTTCCTTCAGCTTCAACTTTCTTAGTAATTGTTTCTCTATATGCAACCTGCGGTCTTCCCACATTTGCTTCTACCCTAAATTCTCTTTTCATCCTATCAACGATGATTTCAAGGTGAAGTTCTCCCATACCGCTAATTAAAGTTTGGCCAGTTTCCTCATTAGATGAAATTCTAAAAGTCGGATCTTCATCTGCTAGTTTATTTAAAGCTTCTGATAATTTGTCTTGATCCACTTTAGTTTTTGGTTCGATTGCAATTTGAATCACAGGCTCAGGAAATTCCATCTTTTCGAGAATGATAGGATCTGTACTATCGCAAAGCGTATCACCTGTTTTGGTATGTTTTAATCCAACAGCAGCTGCAATATCACCAGCAACTACTGAGTCAATATCTGTACGATGATTGGCATGCATCTGAAGCAATCTTCCAAATCGTTCTTTCTTATCCTTAGAGGAATTAAGCACATATGATCCTGCATCCGCTTTACCAGAATACACTCGGAAAAACGTCAGCTTACCGACATATGGGTCAGTCATGATTTTAAATGCGAGGGCCGTGAACTTTTCTTTTTCATTTGCTTTCCGAATAACCATGTCAGACAAATTCACATGGTGACCTACAATTTCAGGCAGGTCTGCAGGTGATGGGAAATAATCCACTACGGCATCAAGAAGCTTTTGAACACCTTTGTTTTTAAATGCAGAGCCGCAAAGCACGGGAATAATTTTTACTTCGATGGTTGCTCGCCGTAAAACTGATTTAATTTCTGCTTCGCTTATTGGTTTACCATCTAAATATTTTTCGAGAAGTGTATCATCAATCTCGGAAACTGATTCGAGCATTTTTGTGCGATACTCTTTTGCTTGCTCTAAAAGATCTTTGGGAATTTCAAAATCGGTAAACTCTGCACCGAGCGGATCTTCGTTATACATTCTGGCTTGCATAGTGATGAGATCAATCACACCGCTAAATAACTCACCATCACCAATCGGTAATTGAATGGGAACTACATTTGCACCGAGTCTATCCTTCATCATCTGAATTACATTATAGAAGTCGGCACCAACCCGATCCATCTTATTTACAAATGCAATTCTTGGAATATTGAATTTGTCAGCCTGTCGCCAAACAGTTTCAGATTGTGGTTCTACGCCGCCTACAGCGCAAAACAATGCAATTGCACCATCAAGAACTCTTAAAGAACGCTCAACTTCTACTGTGAAATCCACATGTCCAGGAGTATCAATAATATTAATTCTGTGATTAGACCATTCACATGTAGTTGCAGCGCTTGTAATTGTGATTCCTCTTTCTCTTTCCTGCTCCATAAAATCCATAGTTGCGGCACCATCATGCACTTCACCCATTCTGTGAAGTCGACCAGTATAGAAAAGAATGCGCTCAGTTGTGGTAGTTTTACCGGCGTCTATGTGCGCCATAATACCAATGTTTCTTATCTTCGATATATCAATACGTTTACTCATTTATACTTAATCAAATCACCATTTGAAATGTGCAAAAGCTTTATTCGCTTCTGCCATTCTATGTGTATCATCTTTCTTTTTAATTGTAGAACCTTCACCATTAGAAGCGGCAATAATTTCTGCCGCGAGCTTACTTGCAAACGATCTATCTTTTCTTTCGCGGGCATAATTTATTAACCAACGCATAGCAAGTGCTATACGTCTTGCTGGACGAACTTCAGTAGGCACTTGATAAGTCGCACCACCAACTCTTCTGCTTCTTACTTCGATCATTGGCTGGGCATTAGTCAGAGCTTTATTAAACACTTCGATCGCAGGCTTTTGAGTTTTTTCATTAATAATTTCAAATGCATCATAGACTAATCGGCGCGAAGTATTTTTTTTTCCACTTGCCATAATTCCATTAATTAATCGCGAAACCAACATATCATTATATTTTGGATCGGGTAAAATTCTTTTCTTGTCAGCTCTTCTTTTTCTCATAACCTTTGTTTATTTACTTGCAGTTTTTGCTCTTTTAGTTCCGTATTTAGATCTACCTTGCTTACGATCAGTTACTCCTGCGGTATCGAGTGTTCCTCTAATAATGTGGTATCTAACGCCTGGCAAATCCTTAACTCTACCGCCTCTGATTAATACAATAGAGTGTTCCTGTAAATTATGACCTTCTCCAGGAATATAAGCAGTAACTTCAATTTGATTAGTTAATCGCACTCTTGCAACTTTTCTCAAAGCAGAATTTGGTTTCTTCGGAGTAGTTGTATAAACTCTCGTACATACTCCTCGTTTCTGCGGACAACTCTGCAGAGCAGGTGCTTTATTTTTGCTAGTAACTTTTACTCTATTTTTTCTAACTAATTGATTGATCGTCGGCAAATTTTATCTCCGTTTTTTGAAAAATTAGCTTTGCAATATATCGTTTTAAAGAAAAATAGTCAATATGCAAAGCCATTGTTATTTCACTTTTTCTTCATCAACAACTTCATCAAGCTCCTCTTGAGAGCTTGTTAAAACTAAAATGTTCTTGTACTTTTTAAGACCTGTTCCAGCAGGAATTCTGTGTCCTACAACGACATTTTCTTTTAATCCAAGCAAGAAGTCCATTTTTGCTTCTGTTGCTGCATCAGTTAGTACTTTAGTAGTTTCTTGGAATGATGCTGCTGAAATAAAACTTTCAGTTGAAAGTGCAGCTTGAGTTATTCCAAGCAGAATATTGTCCGATGTTGCAGCTTGGGCGTCTCTCACTTCCACAAGTTTCTTTGATCGTTTCTTCAATTCAATATTTGTATCTTTAATTTTACCTTTTTCTAATACTTGACCTATCTTGAATCTAGAATCACCTTTATCAGTGATAATAATGGATTGACCAATTTTTTCGTTCTCTTCATTGAATACATACCAATCAACCGTGTCATTTTCAAGGAAGCGAGTATCACCAGGATCAAGAACTCGAACTTTTTGAAGCATCTGTTTTACGATAATTTCAATGTGTTTATCATTGATTTTTACACCTTGTAAACGGTATACTTCTTGAATTTCATTTACAAGATATTCCTGTACTGCACTGATTCCCTTGATTTTCAGAATGTCATGAGGATTCAATGCACCATCGGTGAGTTTGTCCCCTGCACTTACTTCGTCATTATTCTGAACAAGAAGATGCTTACCGATCGGAATTGTATATTTTTTTACTTCTACACCATCTTTGGTGGTAACCATGACTTCTCTTGAACCTTTTTTATGTGCACCGAAGGAAACAATTCCATCAATTTCAGAAATGACCGCAGGATCTTGTGGGCTTCTTGCTTCAAATAATTCTGTTACGCGAGGCAATCCACCTGTAATATCTCGTGTCTTTCCAATATCTCTCGGAATCTTGGCAATTACTGTTCCAGCAGTAATTTCTTCCCCTTCACGAACGATGATATGTGCCTTATTGGGAAGAATAAAAGAAGATAGTTTTTGATTTTTATTATTAACAATATTGACGGTTGGTATTAGAGTTTTGTCACGTGATTCGATAACGACCTGCTGAATGTGACCAGTCTGTTCATCACTCTCATGTCTGAAGGTAATATTTTCAACTAGATCTGAGAATGAAATTGTACCATTTGAATCTGCAATAATAACAGCATTATAGGGATCGTGATTATAAAGAATATTGTTTTTTTCTACCTTCTGATTATCTTCAACAACTATTTCTGCACCGTAAGGTACTTCATATTTTCTGAGGACACGACCATCAGGATCTACGATGTTTATATAAGCGCTTCTTCCAAGGGCGATCTTAATGTTTTCGCCAAATTCATTACTGCGTTCAACGTATCGGATATTTTCGAATTTTATTTTTCCATCAAATCTTGTTGTGACTTGTGATGTTGCAACAATTCTGCTTGCAGCACCACCAATGTGGAATGTACGAAGCGTTAACTGTGTACCGGGTTCTCCAATCGACTGTGCTGCAATAATTCCAACT contains:
- the rplD gene encoding 50S ribosomal protein L4, which gives rise to MKIDVYKIDGTKTGKQVELNPEVFEIVPNDHSIYLAVKLFNANQRQGTHKTKERNEVRGGGKKPWRQKGRGTARAGSSRSPVWIGGGTIFGPRPRDYGFKLPKKVKKLAFKSALSYKAKGNEIFVVEDFTFEQPKTKEMAQILKSLQLNSKKTLLLTGKNDTAIHKSGNNIPKFKVIEAKNVSTYDILNSKTLLLQQSAVELINTTLS
- the rpsJ gene encoding 30S ribosomal protein S10, whose product is MTSQKIRIKLKSYDHNLIDKSAEKIIKTVRSTGAIVSGPIPLPTKRTVYTVLRSPHVDKKSREQFEIRSHKRLIDILNSNNKTVDSLMKLDIPAGVDIEIKV
- a CDS encoding 50S ribosomal protein L23, which translates into the protein MKKMIHQILIKPLITEKVTETQEQKNQYGFQVALNANKIEIANAIEKKFNVEVTKVRTVRHQGKTKTQFTKSGRFTGRTSKFKKAYVTLKEGQKIDFFENV
- a CDS encoding 30S ribosomal protein S12, whose product is MPTINQLVRKNRVKVTSKNKAPALQSCPQKRGVCTRVYTTTPKKPNSALRKVARVRLTNQIEVTAYIPGEGHNLQEHSIVLIRGGRVKDLPGVRYHIIRGTLDTAGVTDRKQGRSKYGTKRAKTASK
- the fusA gene encoding elongation factor G, which produces MSKRIDISKIRNIGIMAHIDAGKTTTTERILFYTGRLHRMGEVHDGAATMDFMEQERERGITITSAATTCEWSNHRINIIDTPGHVDFTVEVERSLRVLDGAIALFCAVGGVEPQSETVWRQADKFNIPRIAFVNKMDRVGADFYNVIQMMKDRLGANVVPIQLPIGDGELFSGVIDLITMQARMYNEDPLGAEFTDFEIPKDLLEQAKEYRTKMLESVSEIDDTLLEKYLDGKPISEAEIKSVLRRATIEVKIIPVLCGSAFKNKGVQKLLDAVVDYFPSPADLPEIVGHHVNLSDMVIRKANEKEKFTALAFKIMTDPYVGKLTFFRVYSGKADAGSYVLNSSKDKKERFGRLLQMHANHRTDIDSVVAGDIAAAVGLKHTKTGDTLCDSTDPIILEKMEFPEPVIQIAIEPKTKVDQDKLSEALNKLADEDPTFRISSNEETGQTLISGMGELHLEIIVDRMKREFRVEANVGRPQVAYRETITKKVEAEGKFVRQSGGRGKFGHVWLEIEPNEKGKGFEFINKIVGGTVPKEYIPAVSAGVQDAMRNGVIAGFPVVDVKVTLFDGSYHEVDSDEISFRVAGSMGFKEGAKKASPVLLEPYMSVEVISPEEYLGDVMGDLNSRRGKIEGFSARKDAQIINAIVPLSEMFGYATILRSMTQGRAIYTMQFSHYQETPKSISDQIVEKAVGKGVLV
- the tuf gene encoding elongation factor Tu — encoded protein: MAKEKFDRSKPHVNVGTIGHVDHGKTTLTAAMTMVLSKKGLSAVRTFDSIDNAPEEKARGITIATAHVEYSTANRHYAHVDCPGHADYVKNMITGAAQMDGAILVVAATDGPMPQTREHILLARQVGVPRIVVFMNKVDAVDDPELLDLVEMELRDLLTKYEFPGDEIPIIRGSALKAMEKAINPAIPIDDPDFKCIYDLLDAVDNYVPVPQRDADKPFLMPVEDVFSITGRGTVGTGRVERGQIKVSDEVEVVGLGAHKKTVITGIEMFRKELDYAIAGDNAGLLLRGVGKDDLERGMVIAKPGSITPHTKFDCEVYILSKEEGGRHTPFFTGYRPQFYFRTTDVTGIAYLPEGIEMVMPGDNVKMRIELISEIAMEDGLRFAIREGGRTVGAGVVTKIHE
- the rplB gene encoding 50S ribosomal protein L2 → MGLKKLKPVTPGTRFAIVPDFSEVTKAKPEKSLLKPIKKSGGRNNEGKLTSRHRGGGHKRMYRIIDFKRDKREIPGKVHSVEYDPNRSVRIALIHYADGEKRYILAPNELKIGETIVAGADVEIKAGNAMPLSSVPLGSFVHNIEVRPGKGGQIARSAGTSAQLVAREGKFAQIKLPSGEVRLVPTNCYATYGVLGNSDHENITLGKAGKKRWLGWRSFVRGVAMNPIDHPNGGGEGKSKSGGGWQHPTSPWGQKAKGLKTRKKKKTSSKYIVKRRK
- the rpsG gene encoding 30S ribosomal protein S7; the encoded protein is MRKRRADKKRILPDPKYNDMLVSRLINGIMASGKKNTSRRLVYDAFEIINEKTQKPAIEVFNKALTNAQPMIEVRSRRVGGATYQVPTEVRPARRIALAMRWLINYARERKDRSFASKLAAEIIAASNGEGSTIKKKDDTHRMAEANKAFAHFKW
- a CDS encoding 50S ribosomal protein L3, whose amino-acid sequence is MIGLLGKKTGMTRIFDESGNIIPVSIIEAGPCFVTQVKTKDKDGYDAVQIGFDDKRLKSVNKPLKGHFDKVKIAPKKFLAEFRNYDVKDLSEGSELGVDVFKEGDKIDVQGVTKGKGFQGVVRRHGFGGGAQTHGQSDRLRAPGSIGASSYPSRVFKGQKMAGRMGGDNLTIRNVKIIKVEKDANLIYLKGAIPGHINGYVKLIKK